The DNA sequence TCCGGGTAGAGATCATAGAGGGACCGTACCACCACGTCCGGATGGCTGGATGCCCGCTTGAGCATCTGCTGGTTGACCCGCGATTGATCGGGGTAGGGGTGGGCGTAAACGATCAGGATCATCGGAGCGATTCCAGGGGCGGGTCCAGGCCAAAAGGCCGGACATCCTACCGAGGAAGGCGCCGGTTGTTTAGAACATTGTTCGTCAAGGGGCCCCGCGTGGGTCAGTTCAATGGCAGTGAGACCTTGACCTCCAGCCCGCCATCACGCCGATTCCTGAGGCTCAGCGTCCCGCCATGCTCCAGCACCGTCGCCCGCGCCGCCGACAGACCCAGCCCGACACCGCCAGTGTTCTTGTTGCGCGAACCTTCGAGGCGAAAGAATGGCGCGAATACTTGCTCGTGGTATTCGGGGGCGATGCCTGGGCCTCGGTCCAGGATGCGGATTTCAACCTGATCGGCACTGGCCTTGAGTTGAACCGTCGGTTCGCCGCCATATTTGATCGCGTTGTCGATCAGGTTAATCAACGCTCGCTTGATCCCAATGGGGCGGCCTACATAAACAACGCGATGGACGCCTTCGAAGGAAACCTCGGTGCCGGCATCCTTGAGGTCATCGACGAGGGTGTGCAGCAGCTCAGCCAGGTCGAACGCGGTGGCATGTTCCAGCCGCGCATCGTCGCGGAAGAACTCCAGTGCCGAATTGACCATCGCCTGCATTTCATCCACGTCCCTGAACAGTTTGGATTGTTGCTCGGCGTCCTCGATGAATTCCCCGCGCAGGCGCATGCGGGTCAATGGCGCGCGCAGGTCATGGGAGATGGCGGCCAGCATTTGCGTGCGGTCCTGCAGAAATTGCTTGAGCTGGGCCTGCATCGCGTTGAAGGCGCTGATTGCCTGGCGGATTTCGTGGGGGCCGATGACCGGGATGGGCGGCGCCTTGTGATCGACGCCAAAGCGCCTGGCGCCTTCGGCGAAACGTTCCAGTGGCGCCGCCAAGTGCCGCGTGGCGATCAGGGCCACGATCAGCGTCGACAGCAGAATCAACGCGATAATGATCAAATTGCGTGCCCATTCCCCCAGCCCCCAGCTGCGCGAAGGCACGGAGAAGATGACCCACGAGTGGTCGGTCAATTCGATGATCACGGCATAGCGTGCGTCGGGTTGATCGGCCGGCCAATCGCCCGGCTCGTAGGCCTCTATCCTGGCGTCGGGCCTGGCCAGTTGCTGGCGCAGGAATGCCGAGCCTTCGCTGAACTCCGGGTCGTCAATCACCGGCAACCGGGCGTCCTCATGGCGTCGCAACCATTGCGCGTTGAAGTTCTGGTTGCTGGCTGCCCTGGCGATGGCTGGCCTTTGTTCCGGTGCGACGGAGTCAATGATGCGGGTGATGGCGGCGGCCTTGTCCATCAGGCCGGTTTCCATCAGGGGAGGGCGCGCCCAGGCACCCGCCAACAGGCTGAACAGTTCATTCAAGGCCAGCAACGTCAGCATGGCGACCAGGGTGGTCAGGGCGATCCAGCGCGCCACCGTGTCCCGTGGTCGATGAGTGGCCGAGCGCAACGGTTTCATCGCTTCACCACGTGGGGGCTGAAGAGGTAGCCGCTGTTGCGCACGGTGCGGATCATGGCGGCGCCGGTGATATCGGTCTCCAACTTGCGGCGCAATCGGCTGACCTGGACGTCGATGCTACGGTCAAACGCATCGAAGGTTTCACCGCGCGCCAGGTCCAGTAGCTGCTGGCGGCTCAGCACCCGGCGCGGGTGCTCGGCGAAGACCAGCAACAGTTCGAACTCGCCCGTGGACAGCGGGATCATGACTTTTTCCGGTGAGCGTAATTCGCGCCGGGTGACGTCCAGCTGC is a window from the Pseudomonas brassicacearum genome containing:
- a CDS encoding sensor histidine kinase; protein product: MKPLRSATHRPRDTVARWIALTTLVAMLTLLALNELFSLLAGAWARPPLMETGLMDKAAAITRIIDSVAPEQRPAIARAASNQNFNAQWLRRHEDARLPVIDDPEFSEGSAFLRQQLARPDARIEAYEPGDWPADQPDARYAVIIELTDHSWVIFSVPSRSWGLGEWARNLIIIALILLSTLIVALIATRHLAAPLERFAEGARRFGVDHKAPPIPVIGPHEIRQAISAFNAMQAQLKQFLQDRTQMLAAISHDLRAPLTRMRLRGEFIEDAEQQSKLFRDVDEMQAMVNSALEFFRDDARLEHATAFDLAELLHTLVDDLKDAGTEVSFEGVHRVVYVGRPIGIKRALINLIDNAIKYGGEPTVQLKASADQVEIRILDRGPGIAPEYHEQVFAPFFRLEGSRNKNTGGVGLGLSAARATVLEHGGTLSLRNRRDGGLEVKVSLPLN